A single genomic interval of uncultured Pseudodesulfovibrio sp. harbors:
- a CDS encoding ATP-binding protein — protein sequence MNDIFPKFFRDPKVPPELRDEFLFEITLSNCRRVKVVSWLMIIVVLTYLVVDFITIRRAGTLVVADMWLILLGMRSFAIAVCGLFLWMLGPLQNNEDVSPMHYWLWKVFILFALVYTAMITCYTFPLKMSLAPVYIFLLGPSVFFAMTFRQAATLFVTGIIAIAGWLHLFVPSAIPIGHQILNVSILSAVALVIAQTSYVSSFKAFMNKRVIEQKNIQLENARAVAEKASEAKSEFLATVSHEIRTPMNAILGMTEITLHTPLSSEQRDYIGAAREAALNLLDIINDILDFSRIEARGIRLIPVHFDLPAVMHSAATTIRLQAEQKGVELVVDIMSGTPRFLKGDPGRLRQIFINLLNNALKFTDSGTIRVTAGPWRPKEAEQGRPVGIRFSVKDTGTGIPKKKLQSIFQAFSQADGSSSRSYGGSGLGLSISRNLVEAMGGTIRVESRPGKGSEFIFTARFGEGDGKRATEADVMSASWNVPLPVKPSRVLLVDDNPLNVKVEKLHLDRMGMDVTTAESGTEALMLLAEEDFDLVLMDLEMPGMDGHETTRRIRNGEGVGSPVRQPDVPVLAVTAHALSDVRIKCENEGMNGFVTKPASFGDLGAAMRRILGGNWQHLPISKKETPDEAPVLDIVHAASNLGVSQAEIRHLVPNAMSEIRLKLDLTEKAVQTGTLREVAIQTHTLKSVTASIGAEAARRAAVRLENAARREDAGLCRERSVQLKKEVGRLEVAVNAL from the coding sequence ATGAACGACATCTTTCCGAAATTCTTCAGGGACCCGAAGGTCCCGCCGGAACTGCGTGACGAATTCCTTTTCGAGATCACCCTGTCCAACTGCCGCAGGGTCAAGGTCGTTTCGTGGCTGATGATTATTGTCGTGCTCACGTACCTGGTTGTCGACTTCATCACCATCAGGCGTGCCGGTACGCTCGTGGTTGCCGACATGTGGCTGATTCTCCTTGGCATGCGCTCATTCGCCATCGCCGTCTGCGGCCTGTTCCTGTGGATGCTCGGCCCCTTGCAAAACAATGAAGACGTCAGCCCCATGCACTACTGGCTGTGGAAGGTCTTCATTCTCTTCGCTCTGGTGTATACGGCCATGATCACCTGCTACACGTTCCCGCTCAAGATGAGTCTGGCCCCCGTATACATTTTTCTGCTTGGCCCATCGGTGTTTTTCGCCATGACGTTTCGGCAGGCCGCCACCCTGTTCGTCACAGGCATTATCGCCATTGCCGGGTGGCTGCATCTGTTTGTCCCGTCGGCGATCCCGATCGGGCACCAGATTCTCAACGTATCCATCCTGTCCGCCGTGGCACTGGTCATCGCGCAGACGTCCTACGTCAGCAGCTTCAAGGCATTCATGAACAAGCGGGTTATCGAACAAAAAAACATCCAGCTTGAAAACGCGCGTGCCGTGGCGGAAAAGGCGAGCGAGGCCAAGAGTGAATTTCTTGCCACGGTCAGCCATGAAATCCGCACGCCCATGAACGCCATTCTCGGCATGACGGAAATCACGCTGCACACACCGCTCTCCTCGGAACAGCGTGACTACATCGGGGCCGCCCGCGAGGCCGCCCTGAACCTGCTCGACATCATCAACGACATACTCGATTTTTCCCGTATCGAGGCGCGCGGCATCCGGCTCATCCCGGTGCATTTCGACCTGCCCGCCGTGATGCATTCGGCTGCCACGACCATACGGCTTCAGGCCGAGCAGAAAGGCGTGGAACTGGTCGTGGACATCATGTCCGGCACCCCCCGCTTTCTCAAGGGCGATCCGGGCAGGCTGCGCCAGATATTCATCAACCTGCTCAACAACGCCCTGAAGTTCACGGATTCGGGCACCATCCGCGTCACGGCCGGTCCATGGAGGCCAAAGGAGGCTGAGCAGGGGCGGCCTGTGGGCATCCGTTTTTCCGTCAAGGATACCGGCACCGGCATACCGAAGAAAAAGCTCCAATCCATTTTTCAGGCTTTTTCGCAGGCAGACGGTTCTTCCTCACGCAGTTACGGCGGGTCCGGACTCGGCCTTTCCATCAGCCGGAATCTGGTTGAGGCCATGGGTGGCACCATCCGCGTGGAATCGAGACCGGGCAAGGGGAGTGAATTCATATTTACCGCCCGGTTCGGCGAAGGCGACGGCAAGCGCGCCACCGAGGCCGACGTCATGTCCGCCTCGTGGAACGTGCCGCTGCCGGTCAAGCCGTCCCGCGTGCTGCTGGTGGACGACAACCCGCTCAACGTCAAGGTGGAAAAGCTGCATCTTGACCGCATGGGCATGGATGTCACCACGGCAGAAAGCGGCACCGAAGCCCTCATGCTGCTGGCCGAAGAGGATTTTGACCTTGTGCTCATGGACTTGGAAATGCCCGGTATGGACGGTCACGAAACGACCCGGCGCATCCGCAACGGCGAAGGGGTCGGCAGCCCGGTCCGGCAACCGGATGTCCCGGTGCTGGCGGTCACGGCACACGCCTTGTCCGATGTGCGGATCAAATGCGAAAACGAAGGCATGAACGGATTCGTTACCAAGCCCGCGAGTTTCGGCGATCTCGGCGCGGCCATGCGCCGGATTCTCGGCGGCAATTGGCAGCACTTGCCGATTTCAAAGAAAGAAACTCCGGATGAAGCTCCGGTCCTTGATATCGTCCATGCCGCATCGAATCTGGGCGTTTCGCAGGCAGAAATACGCCATCTGGTGCCCAATGCCATGAGCGAGATCCGGCTCAAGCTCGACCTGACGGAAAAGGCCGTGCAGACCGGCACCCTGCGAGAGGTGGCCATTCAGACCCACACCCTCAAGAGTGTGACCGCCTCCATCGGTGCCGAAGCCGCGCGGCGTGCCGCGGTTCGCCTTGAAAATGCCGCACGCAGGGAAGACGCCGGTCTCTGCCGGGAACGGTCAGTGCAGTTGAAAAAGGAAGTCGGACGGCTGGAAGTCGCGGTCAACGCCTTGTAA
- a CDS encoding ATP-binding protein, whose protein sequence is MADREHPSDDTRSLQDIRESVRKALDEQGSDSSGVPEEYRAIFDDLCKYHDALDARQTSMQGALATLVDDMSQTSQTLNETGTRLDAILEAVTDVAFVVTRCDTGKIVEFSAGAEHIFGYSKSEIMGKQPDMLHPAKDVPHGSPTEAIAANRMLLRRQSGEEFPALVSFYPLRNSVGEVQARLMIAVDNSRRELVERYLRETREKYEALALSTPVSIMAFDQNGIVQFVNDWHMQMFDRGLQRPEFYIGKKVFELPALVRAGVGEKLRPVLQGQLVSLEDIRFPPFGDREEIWQNIRCSPLVVGEEVIGGIIIREDITRRKQTEHDLKMLIDYSPISILKVERTDAGRIIRYLNPEALSMFGKDALNQPEDRFIVRADGLAKELSGLRGEPCLLHTLNGQRQGIRSLHESSGLFEVHAVMDVSVLVEAKEAAEDISRAKSDFLANISHEIRTPLNVLLGMLQLFQDEDLGEDMNEMTEHATGAALSLLGLLNDILDFSVVEARAWELDEQDFNLPEVVELVARPYRFEAESKGLELECLLDPTIPELIRGDSRRLRQIIFHLVGNAVKFTDRGKVSLEAAFLKHPRDEAGRLILLVSDTGIGIPEDQLDHIFEPFRQADGSRTRRHGGTGIGLSLVQEFISAMGGSISIFSEPGVGTEFIFSIDVTIA, encoded by the coding sequence ATGGCAGACAGGGAACATCCTTCCGACGACACTCGCTCGCTTCAGGATATACGGGAATCCGTGCGAAAGGCGTTGGACGAACAGGGCAGTGATTCCTCTGGCGTACCCGAGGAATATCGCGCCATCTTTGATGATCTCTGTAAATATCATGATGCTCTTGATGCACGTCAAACGTCTATGCAGGGCGCACTGGCCACACTGGTTGACGACATGTCACAGACCAGCCAGACCCTCAACGAAACCGGGACCCGGCTGGATGCCATTCTGGAGGCGGTGACGGATGTGGCCTTTGTGGTCACCCGGTGCGACACCGGCAAAATCGTCGAGTTCAGTGCCGGTGCCGAGCATATTTTCGGTTATTCGAAATCCGAAATCATGGGAAAGCAGCCGGATATGCTGCATCCCGCCAAGGACGTCCCCCACGGGTCCCCGACCGAGGCGATCGCGGCAAACCGCATGCTGCTGCGGCGTCAATCCGGGGAAGAATTCCCGGCTCTTGTCAGTTTCTATCCGCTCAGGAATTCTGTGGGAGAGGTGCAGGCCCGTCTGATGATCGCGGTGGACAATTCCCGGCGTGAGCTGGTCGAACGCTATCTTCGGGAAACTCGGGAAAAATACGAGGCGCTGGCGCTCAGTACCCCGGTTTCGATCATGGCCTTTGATCAGAACGGCATTGTTCAGTTCGTCAACGACTGGCACATGCAGATGTTTGACCGGGGACTCCAGAGACCGGAATTCTACATCGGGAAAAAAGTGTTCGAGCTCCCCGCTCTGGTCCGTGCCGGGGTCGGGGAAAAGCTCAGGCCCGTGCTTCAGGGGCAGTTGGTTTCGCTGGAAGACATCCGGTTTCCCCCGTTCGGTGACCGGGAGGAAATCTGGCAGAACATTCGCTGTTCACCGCTGGTGGTCGGTGAGGAAGTCATCGGCGGCATCATCATTCGCGAGGACATCACCCGCCGCAAGCAGACCGAGCATGATCTCAAGATGCTCATTGATTATTCACCCATTTCAATCCTCAAGGTGGAACGGACGGATGCGGGCCGTATCATCCGGTATCTCAATCCCGAGGCCCTGAGCATGTTTGGAAAGGATGCGCTCAATCAGCCCGAAGACCGGTTCATTGTCCGAGCGGACGGGCTTGCCAAAGAGCTTTCCGGACTGCGCGGAGAGCCGTGTCTGCTGCACACCCTGAACGGGCAGCGGCAGGGAATACGCTCCCTGCACGAGTCGAGCGGGCTGTTCGAGGTACACGCGGTCATGGATGTCAGCGTCCTTGTGGAGGCCAAGGAAGCGGCTGAAGACATTTCCCGGGCCAAGAGCGATTTTCTTGCCAACATCAGTCATGAAATCCGCACCCCGCTCAATGTCCTGCTCGGCATGTTGCAGCTTTTCCAGGACGAGGACCTCGGCGAGGACATGAATGAAATGACGGAGCACGCTACCGGGGCGGCTCTCAGCCTGCTTGGGCTGCTCAACGACATTCTCGACTTCTCGGTCGTGGAAGCCCGCGCATGGGAACTGGATGAACAGGATTTCAATCTCCCGGAGGTTGTCGAACTGGTCGCACGCCCCTACAGGTTCGAAGCCGAAAGCAAGGGGCTTGAGTTGGAATGCCTCCTTGATCCGACCATCCCGGAACTCATCCGGGGAGATTCCCGCCGGTTGCGGCAGATCATTTTTCATCTGGTCGGAAATGCCGTCAAGTTCACGGACAGGGGAAAGGTCTCTCTGGAAGCGGCCTTTCTCAAGCACCCCCGTGACGAGGCGGGACGGTTGATTCTTCTGGTTTCAGACACCGGCATCGGCATCCCGGAAGATCAGCTGGATCACATTTTCGAGCCGTTTCGGCAGGCTGACGGCTCCCGCACCCGCAGGCATGGCGGCACCGGCATCGGGCTCTCGCTCGTGCAGGAATTCATCTCCGCCATGGGTGGCTCCATCTCCATTTTTTCCGAACCGGGCGTGGGAACGGAATTCATTTTCTCCATTGACGTGACCATCGCCTGA
- a CDS encoding helix-turn-helix domain-containing protein, with the protein MSGECGLKTCGSKQYYCNVELTLQVIGGKWKPIIIYRLAEEGVLRFSEIKRSIPNITQKMLTQQLREMEADGVVHRKVYPQVPPKVEYSLTEMGKSVMPVVESLCQWGKSYEAWHRKNETAAEAV; encoded by the coding sequence ATGAGCGGGGAATGCGGGTTGAAGACATGTGGGAGCAAGCAGTATTACTGCAACGTGGAACTGACCCTTCAGGTCATAGGCGGTAAATGGAAGCCGATCATCATCTATCGTCTGGCGGAAGAGGGAGTGCTGCGGTTCAGCGAAATAAAGCGAAGTATCCCGAACATTACGCAGAAGATGCTCACCCAGCAGTTGAGGGAGATGGAGGCTGACGGCGTGGTGCATCGCAAGGTGTATCCGCAGGTGCCGCCCAAGGTGGAATATTCACTGACCGAGATGGGAAAAAGCGTCATGCCGGTAGTGGAGTCTCTGTGCCAGTGGGGAAAGTCATACGAGGCATGGCACCGGAAAAACGAAACGGCTGCCGAAGCCGTATGA
- a CDS encoding nitroreductase family protein, whose product MELMEAIRTRRSIRKFEDRDIPDEMIREILDAAMMAPSAGNAQPWQFVVVNDRELLDATKDIHPHLKMVTQAKVGILLCADLSLEKFPGYWTQDCSAAMQNMLLAIHGLGLGAVWTGVYPMEDRVKAFTTMFNLPEKVIPLGFVPIGWPAQTVKSESRYKEERVHYNTY is encoded by the coding sequence ATGGAACTGATGGAAGCCATCCGTACACGCAGGAGCATCCGCAAATTTGAGGACAGGGACATCCCCGATGAGATGATCCGCGAAATTCTGGACGCCGCCATGATGGCCCCCAGCGCAGGGAATGCCCAGCCGTGGCAGTTCGTGGTCGTCAATGATCGTGAACTTCTCGATGCCACCAAGGATATCCACCCCCATCTCAAGATGGTCACACAGGCCAAGGTGGGCATCCTGCTGTGCGCGGATTTGTCGCTTGAAAAATTTCCGGGCTATTGGACGCAGGACTGTTCCGCAGCCATGCAGAACATGCTGCTCGCCATCCACGGCCTCGGCCTCGGTGCGGTCTGGACCGGCGTTTACCCCATGGAAGACCGGGTAAAGGCATTCACCACGATGTTCAACCTGCCCGAAAAGGTCATCCCCCTCGGTTTCGTACCCATCGGCTGGCCCGCACAAACCGTCAAGTCCGAAAGCCGGTACAAGGAAGAACGCGTCCACTATAATACATACTAG
- the metW gene encoding methionine biosynthesis protein MetW: MRFDLQVIASWIEPESKVLDLGCRTGSLLMHLTEQKGIRGTGVEIDEDAAGQAIAKGLSVIHGDIYEEIEDYPDNAFDYVILSQTLQQVYDPAMLIREMLRVGRRCIVSFPNFTHIKNRFQMFFTGCAPVSKELPYAWHDTPNIRVIPIADFRRFCRGMNVPIVQETAISTHHHDTKGRVITLLPNLFATFGIFMLGQPNK; the protein is encoded by the coding sequence ATGAGATTTGACCTGCAAGTCATCGCCTCATGGATCGAACCCGAATCCAAGGTGCTCGACCTCGGCTGCCGCACCGGTTCGCTGCTCATGCATCTGACCGAGCAGAAAGGCATCCGCGGCACCGGCGTGGAGATCGACGAAGACGCCGCCGGACAGGCCATAGCCAAGGGGCTTTCCGTCATTCACGGCGATATCTACGAAGAGATCGAGGACTATCCGGACAACGCCTTTGATTACGTCATCCTTTCCCAGACCCTCCAGCAGGTCTATGATCCCGCTATGCTCATTCGGGAGATGCTCCGCGTGGGTCGACGGTGCATTGTTTCCTTCCCCAATTTCACGCACATAAAGAACCGGTTCCAGATGTTCTTTACCGGATGCGCGCCCGTGTCCAAGGAACTGCCCTACGCATGGCACGACACCCCGAACATCCGCGTCATTCCCATTGCCGATTTCCGCCGTTTCTGCCGGGGGATGAACGTCCCCATCGTGCAGGAAACAGCCATCTCCACCCATCATCACGACACCAAGGGACGCGTCATCACCCTGCTCCCCAACCTGTTCGCCACTTTCGGCATCTTCATGCTCGGCCAGCCGAATAAATAA
- a CDS encoding homoserine O-acetyltransferase, with amino-acid sequence MSEYIDHDATGASVGQVEKRTFTFGGPDGPFALDGGRELESVSLAYETCGTLNEDKSNAILICHALTGDSHVAGYYHPEDPKPGWWDLMVGPGKPIDTDKYFVICSNVIGGCMGSTGPVSDNPATGKPYGTEFPVVTIGDMVRCQRRLIDHLGIDTLLAVVGGSVGGMQVLEWSVRYPDRVRAAVPLATTTKHSAQAIAFNEVARQAIMADPAWNNGDYHETGRPEHGLAVARMVGHITYLSDESMRHKFDRKLQDRCELSFDFEADFQVESYLRYQGNKFVDRFDANSFLYLTKAADYFNLENQHGQGSLVAAFSRATCRYLVVSFTSDWLYPTYQSRAMVKAMKKNGLDVSFCEIEAPWGHDAFLLPNERFEALIAGFLGRVGAEVQAGATGGAR; translated from the coding sequence ATGAGCGAATACATAGATCACGACGCCACCGGCGCTTCTGTCGGGCAGGTGGAGAAACGGACGTTCACGTTCGGCGGGCCGGACGGACCGTTCGCGCTGGACGGCGGGCGCGAGCTTGAATCCGTTTCCCTTGCCTATGAGACGTGCGGCACCCTGAACGAGGACAAGTCCAACGCCATTCTCATCTGCCATGCCCTGACCGGGGATTCGCATGTGGCGGGCTACTATCATCCCGAGGACCCCAAGCCGGGGTGGTGGGACCTCATGGTCGGACCGGGCAAGCCCATTGATACCGACAAGTATTTCGTGATCTGCTCCAACGTCATCGGCGGCTGCATGGGGTCCACCGGACCGGTTTCCGACAATCCGGCTACCGGAAAACCCTATGGCACGGAATTTCCCGTGGTCACCATCGGCGACATGGTCCGCTGCCAGCGACGCCTGATCGATCACCTCGGCATCGACACCCTGCTCGCGGTTGTGGGCGGTTCCGTGGGCGGCATGCAGGTGCTCGAATGGTCCGTGCGGTATCCCGACCGCGTCCGCGCCGCCGTGCCGCTGGCGACCACCACCAAGCATTCGGCGCAGGCCATCGCCTTCAACGAAGTCGCACGGCAGGCCATCATGGCCGACCCCGCATGGAACAACGGCGACTATCATGAAACGGGCCGTCCCGAGCACGGACTGGCCGTGGCCCGCATGGTCGGGCACATCACCTATCTTTCGGACGAATCCATGCGGCACAAGTTCGACCGCAAGTTGCAGGACCGGTGTGAACTCTCCTTTGATTTCGAGGCGGACTTTCAGGTAGAGAGTTATCTTCGCTATCAGGGGAACAAGTTCGTGGACCGTTTCGACGCCAACAGTTTTCTGTATCTCACCAAAGCCGCGGACTATTTCAATCTGGAAAACCAGCACGGTCAGGGGTCCCTCGTGGCCGCGTTTTCCCGGGCCACCTGCCGCTACCTCGTTGTCTCGTTCACGTCGGACTGGCTCTACCCCACCTATCAGTCTCGGGCCATGGTCAAGGCCATGAAAAAGAACGGTCTCGACGTCAGCTTCTGCGAGATCGAAGCCCCATGGGGACATGACGCATTCCTGCTTCCCAATGAACGGTTTGAAGCCCTGATTGCCGGTTTTCTCGGTCGTGTCGGTGCCGAAGTTCAGGCCGGAGCCACAGGAGGAGCCCGATGA
- a CDS encoding rhodanese-like domain-containing protein produces MRFLTVILVILGVLVLWDLGWWFGFGVSPLSPWELKQMVNENRAPLIIDVRTPGEFDSFHIPGAVNVPYPATLAELASVAPDPTRPVAVVCMTGHRSPPVVSQLQQGGYTHVLNVTWGMAAWKLFGGETASGS; encoded by the coding sequence ATGCGCTTTCTGACGGTCATTCTGGTGATACTGGGCGTCCTCGTCCTGTGGGACTTGGGCTGGTGGTTCGGTTTCGGGGTTTCCCCGCTCAGCCCGTGGGAACTCAAGCAGATGGTCAATGAAAACCGTGCGCCGCTCATTATCGATGTGCGTACGCCCGGTGAATTCGATTCCTTTCACATCCCCGGCGCGGTCAACGTGCCGTACCCGGCCACGCTGGCGGAACTGGCCTCTGTCGCGCCTGATCCGACACGTCCCGTAGCCGTGGTCTGCATGACCGGCCATCGTTCTCCCCCGGTCGTCAGCCAGCTCCAGCAGGGCGGATACACCCACGTACTCAACGTGACATGGGGCATGGCAGCGTGGAAACTCTTCGGGGGCGAAACGGCCTCAGGGTCGTGA
- a CDS encoding GNAT family N-acetyltransferase, translated as MSDGPKIRTMSRDDVDIAIRLAAKEGWNPGLSDAECFYAADPEGFFIAEKNGEPVGTISAVRYDDRFGFVGLYIIAPGSRGKGYGTALWNHAMQHLEGCNIGLDAVTEQEKTYMKSGFGTAYRSARFEGTGGGKCPEGVVRLEEVDFAKVAEYDRQCFPSSREQFMRTWLTADGVTGYGVMDGDRLTGFGVIRPCAMGSKIGPLFADTPEIAETLFQALTALVPGRKFYLDVMESNAAAGELARRHGLKKVFVTVRMYTDGEPVMDTEKVYGVTSFELG; from the coding sequence ATGAGTGACGGTCCGAAAATTCGAACCATGAGCCGGGATGATGTGGATATCGCCATCAGGCTGGCGGCCAAGGAGGGATGGAATCCCGGGCTGTCTGACGCCGAATGCTTTTACGCTGCCGATCCCGAAGGCTTTTTCATCGCGGAAAAGAACGGCGAGCCCGTGGGAACGATCTCCGCTGTCCGGTACGACGACAGGTTCGGATTCGTGGGACTGTACATCATTGCTCCGGGCTCACGCGGCAAGGGGTACGGCACGGCGCTGTGGAATCATGCCATGCAGCACCTCGAGGGGTGCAACATCGGGTTGGATGCGGTCACCGAGCAGGAAAAGACCTACATGAAATCCGGTTTCGGCACCGCATACCGTTCGGCCCGCTTCGAGGGGACCGGAGGCGGCAAATGCCCGGAAGGCGTAGTCCGGCTGGAGGAAGTGGATTTTGCCAAGGTTGCCGAATACGACCGCCAGTGTTTTCCCAGTTCGCGGGAGCAGTTCATGCGGACATGGCTCACTGCGGACGGCGTTACCGGCTACGGTGTTATGGACGGTGACAGGTTGACCGGATTCGGCGTCATCAGGCCATGCGCCATGGGCAGCAAGATCGGGCCGCTGTTTGCCGACACGCCGGAAATCGCCGAAACACTGTTTCAGGCGTTGACCGCGCTGGTGCCGGGACGGAAATTCTATCTCGACGTCATGGAATCCAATGCGGCGGCGGGCGAACTGGCTCGGCGTCACGGCCTTAAAAAGGTGTTTGTCACGGTCCGCATGTACACTGACGGCGAACCGGTCATGGATACGGAAAAGGTTTACGGAGTCACATCTTTCGAACTGGGGTAG
- a CDS encoding mechanosensitive ion channel domain-containing protein, producing the protein MEQKIESVVAFIREWLNQNVLTWDTALQWACVAAAFCLALVIWGVLKKLIVRWMDDNIEGDLARTIINSLVRVGRSLVFILLAQICAGTFWDELVQPRVLIAASDLAVAWILIRLVTGMMPNQALARGAANTVWTVAALHVFGLLTPVTDFLENLSFSTGGSSVTALGVIKGLLLAAVLLQAASIAARFAVRRIESIKDLSPSLQVLLSKAVKVCLFTAALLFAMSSVGIDLTSLAIFSSALGVGIGFGLKTIFSNYISGVLLLVDNSIKPGDTIEVGGVFGVVHEMHSRYASILTRNGKEHLIPNEVLITGEVVNWTYSDSNVRLKIPVGIAYDSDVEKAMELLVEAAKKVGRVLADPGPAARLVGFGDNSVDLQLRVWIADSPQGVTNVRSEVMLNIWRLFHENGIEFPFPQRDVLLKPDSQLSVNISRSDNDE; encoded by the coding sequence ATGGAACAGAAAATCGAAAGTGTTGTCGCGTTCATCCGGGAATGGCTGAACCAGAATGTCCTGACGTGGGATACGGCCTTGCAGTGGGCCTGCGTTGCCGCCGCCTTTTGTCTTGCCCTTGTCATTTGGGGCGTCTTGAAAAAGCTGATAGTCCGGTGGATGGATGACAATATCGAAGGCGATTTGGCGCGGACGATCATCAATTCCCTTGTCCGGGTCGGCCGTTCATTGGTGTTCATCCTGCTGGCGCAGATATGTGCAGGGACCTTCTGGGACGAGCTGGTCCAGCCGCGGGTGCTCATTGCGGCAAGCGATCTGGCCGTGGCGTGGATTCTCATCCGCCTCGTGACCGGGATGATGCCGAATCAGGCCTTGGCTCGTGGCGCGGCCAATACGGTCTGGACCGTAGCGGCGCTGCATGTCTTCGGCCTGCTGACGCCGGTGACGGATTTTCTGGAAAATCTCAGTTTTTCCACGGGCGGATCTTCGGTCACCGCGCTGGGCGTCATCAAGGGGCTGTTGCTGGCAGCGGTGCTGTTGCAAGCCGCGTCCATAGCTGCCCGGTTTGCCGTCAGGCGCATTGAGAGCATCAAGGACCTGTCACCATCGCTTCAGGTGCTTCTGAGCAAGGCGGTCAAGGTATGCCTGTTCACCGCTGCCCTGCTGTTCGCCATGTCGAGCGTGGGCATCGACCTGACGAGCCTTGCCATATTCTCCAGCGCACTCGGCGTTGGTATCGGTTTCGGACTCAAGACGATCTTTTCCAATTATATCTCAGGCGTGCTCCTGCTCGTGGATAATTCCATCAAACCGGGCGACACCATTGAAGTGGGCGGGGTGTTCGGCGTGGTCCATGAGATGCACAGCCGGTACGCCTCGATCCTGACGCGCAACGGCAAGGAACACCTGATCCCCAACGAAGTGCTCATTACCGGCGAGGTGGTCAACTGGACGTATTCCGACTCCAATGTGAGGCTCAAGATTCCCGTGGGCATCGCGTATGACTCTGATGTGGAAAAAGCCATGGAGCTGCTGGTGGAAGCCGCGAAAAAGGTGGGCCGCGTGCTTGCGGACCCCGGTCCGGCCGCCCGCCTTGTAGGCTTTGGCGACAATTCCGTGGATTTGCAGTTGCGTGTCTGGATTGCCGATTCACCGCAGGGCGTGACCAATGTTCGCAGTGAGGTCATGCTCAATATCTGGCGGTTGTTCCATGAAAACGGCATTGAATTCCCGTTCCCGCAGCGGGACGTGCTGCTCAAGCCGGATTCACAGCTTTCTGTCAATATCAGCAGGAGTGACAACGATGAGTGA
- a CDS encoding N-acetyltransferase, which yields MKIRNESIQDHAAISTIHREAFKNDPHREPGTGPTEHLIVEELRADHALTLSLVAETEEGVVGHIALSPTTIGTTSKNWFILGPVGVLPDHQGQGVGSVLVREALAAMRANGAHGIVLVGDPAFYERFGFLSLDRITYPGVPQQFVLALPWTEDIPTGDIVHNKAFFASR from the coding sequence ATGAAAATAAGAAACGAATCAATACAGGACCATGCAGCCATCTCCACGATCCATCGGGAGGCATTCAAGAACGACCCGCACCGCGAACCGGGCACCGGTCCCACCGAGCACCTCATCGTCGAGGAGTTGCGGGCGGACCATGCCCTGACCCTCTCGCTCGTGGCTGAAACGGAAGAAGGCGTGGTCGGCCATATCGCCCTGTCGCCGACCACCATCGGCACGACCTCGAAGAACTGGTTCATCCTCGGTCCGGTGGGCGTGCTGCCCGACCATCAGGGGCAGGGCGTCGGCTCGGTCCTCGTCCGGGAAGCACTTGCCGCCATGCGCGCAAACGGTGCACACGGCATCGTGCTCGTGGGCGATCCGGCGTTCTATGAACGCTTCGGCTTCCTCAGTCTTGACCGGATTACCTATCCCGGCGTGCCGCAGCAATTCGTCCTTGCCCTGCCATGGACGGAGGACATCCCCACGGGAGACATCGTCCACAACAAGGCGTTCTTCGCAAGCCGCTAA
- a CDS encoding acylneuraminate cytidylyltransferase family protein gives MTVTALLPMKGHSERVPNKNLRDMCGKPLFFHVAATLQACPSVDRIIINTDSEQIAEKAESAFSKVEIHWRPEAIQGDMVSMNRVIEDDLNRDGGEHYLQTHSTNPLLSVDTVEKAVAAYFESLELHDSLFTVTRLQGRLYWESGEAVNHDPRELLRTQDLPPLFEENSLLFVFSKRSFAANDGNRIGVKPLMFPTPPLESIDIDEEHDFILAQTLMGMRG, from the coding sequence ATGACGGTTACGGCACTGCTGCCCATGAAAGGGCATTCCGAACGGGTTCCCAACAAGAATTTGCGTGACATGTGCGGGAAACCGCTTTTTTTCCATGTCGCCGCGACCCTTCAGGCCTGCCCGTCCGTGGACCGGATCATCATCAACACGGACAGTGAGCAGATTGCGGAAAAGGCTGAATCGGCTTTTTCGAAAGTGGAAATTCATTGGCGGCCCGAGGCGATTCAGGGAGACATGGTCTCCATGAACAGGGTCATCGAGGATGACCTGAACCGCGACGGGGGCGAGCATTACCTGCAAACCCACTCCACCAACCCCCTGCTTTCGGTGGATACCGTTGAAAAAGCCGTGGCCGCCTACTTCGAGAGCCTTGAGCTGCACGACTCCCTGTTCACGGTGACCCGTCTTCAGGGTCGGCTGTACTGGGAATCGGGCGAGGCTGTGAATCATGATCCGCGTGAACTGCTGCGGACGCAGGACCTCCCTCCCCTGTTCGAGGAGAACTCCCTGCTGTTCGTGTTCAGCAAACGTTCCTTCGCGGCAAACGACGGTAACCGGATCGGCGTGAAACCGCTCATGTTCCCGACACCGCCGCTGGAATCCATCGACATCGATGAGGAGCATGATTTCATTCTCGCGCAGACGCTGATGGGCATGCGCGGCTAA